The following coding sequences are from one Streptomyces angustmyceticus window:
- a CDS encoding SCO4402 family protein has protein sequence MRPRDSDLQTPWIRTQLIDWLVKLSDRSWQEENWVAHPSSSSRFDDALDFFDDSGVLDEPRGRLGYVLVDEAEVAAMAALNSALDSVLTKDSSGDEERIHSQEWGGVVKAANEALRTLRSSLGE, from the coding sequence ATGCGCCCTAGGGATAGCGATCTTCAAACCCCGTGGATTCGAACTCAGTTGATCGATTGGTTAGTCAAACTGAGTGACAGGAGTTGGCAAGAGGAAAATTGGGTGGCGCATCCATCGAGTTCATCGCGCTTCGACGACGCGTTGGATTTCTTTGATGACTCCGGCGTCCTTGATGAGCCCAGGGGAAGGCTGGGTTACGTGCTCGTTGATGAAGCGGAAGTAGCTGCGATGGCCGCGCTGAACTCCGCCCTCGACTCCGTCTTGACCAAAGATTCGTCAGGCGACGAGGAGCGAATTCACTCGCAGGAATGGGGAGGAGTTGTCAAAGCAGCCAACGAAGCACTGCGAACGCTGAGGAGTTCCTTGGGCGAGTGA
- a CDS encoding IS3 family transposase produces MTVHPFIEAEKRAGHSVKRACELLKVSRTAFYARRSGKPGPRTVQDAELTRRIAAVHEHSRGTYGAPRVHAVLKQEGAGCGRRRVARLMRAAGLEGRHRRRRHTTTIPDPRSALRPDLVVRDFAPDAAGLDTRWCGDITYVPTDEGWLYLATVIDIASRRVVGWATADHLRTDLVADALRSACQQRRPAHPVIFHSDRGCQYTSQQFAALAYELDVRLSVGRTGQCWDNALAESFFATIKRELLGTAAWPSRASAHTAIFDFIEGWYNLHRLHSSLGYRSPADYETALAA; encoded by the coding sequence GTGACGGTGCACCCGTTCATCGAGGCGGAGAAACGCGCTGGTCACAGCGTCAAGCGCGCATGTGAACTGCTCAAGGTCTCCCGAACCGCCTTCTACGCCCGCCGTAGCGGCAAGCCCGGTCCCCGCACCGTCCAGGACGCCGAGCTGACCCGGCGGATCGCCGCAGTCCACGAGCATTCACGCGGTACCTATGGGGCCCCGCGCGTTCATGCGGTACTCAAGCAGGAAGGCGCCGGCTGCGGCCGCCGCCGGGTTGCCCGGCTGATGCGGGCGGCCGGTTTGGAGGGCCGGCACCGCAGGCGACGGCACACCACCACGATTCCTGATCCTCGATCCGCCCTCCGGCCCGACCTCGTGGTCCGCGACTTCGCCCCCGACGCCGCGGGACTCGATACCCGCTGGTGCGGCGACATCACCTACGTCCCGACCGACGAGGGCTGGCTCTATCTGGCCACGGTCATCGACATCGCCTCGCGGCGGGTGGTGGGCTGGGCCACCGCCGACCACCTGCGGACCGATCTGGTCGCCGATGCTCTGCGATCTGCCTGCCAGCAGCGTCGCCCTGCCCATCCGGTGATCTTCCACTCGGATCGCGGCTGCCAATACACCAGTCAGCAATTCGCCGCCCTGGCATATGAGTTGGACGTCCGTCTCTCTGTCGGACGCACCGGACAATGCTGGGACAACGCCCTTGCCGAGTCCTTCTTCGCCACCATCAAACGTGAGTTGCTCGGCACCGCCGCCTGGCCCAGTCGGGCCTCTGCCCACACCGCGATCTTCGACTTCATCGAGGGCTGGTACAACTTGCACCGACTGCACAGCAGCCTTGGTTACCGCAGTCCCGCCGACTACGAGACCGCCCTCGCGGCCTGA
- a CDS encoding transposase has translation MESMGKKKPRPRRSFTPEFKAEIVELCRRGDRSVGQVAKDFDLTETAVRLWVSQAEVDAGEKDGLTSSEREELAALRRENRRLREDVDILKRATAFFAKETR, from the coding sequence ATGGAGAGCATGGGGAAGAAGAAGCCACGCCCTCGCCGCTCGTTCACGCCGGAGTTCAAGGCCGAGATCGTCGAGCTGTGCCGACGCGGTGACCGCTCGGTCGGCCAGGTGGCCAAGGACTTCGACCTGACAGAGACCGCGGTGCGGCTGTGGGTCAGCCAGGCTGAGGTCGACGCCGGTGAGAAGGATGGGCTGACCAGCAGCGAACGCGAGGAACTGGCCGCCTTGCGGCGGGAGAATCGCCGACTGCGCGAGGACGTCGACATCCTCAAGCGAGCCACGGCTTTCTTCGCGAAGGAGACCCGGTGA
- a CDS encoding RHS repeat-associated core domain-containing protein — MQHDVVGLLVSDSDGGQGLENRELHARGLVLVVADAGQLLVVRDREMADAMREFADDIDGGANEAHQAVQGLVGSAGGSLAVEALNAHWGKINGTHLKNLGECGRLAGTALDGVALLIEGAKIGAIAQLAILAAEVIAAQAAAPFTFGLSELGALAGTQATRLAVRRIFKEVCQQVAEQVISIALTPVEEALGAMVGDLVVQLGANALGVQNGIDVSHAAQAGKEGFGQGIQDAKGSAKSAAANPMQLLSAGGGSGGGGAGGGGASGGFSFDPDEHDRAVTGLQSAGGTFRNKAGGKIGRAKSHHGRTRGKDAIADAANAMLDKVIDGIEEGVKKTAKHLDDNMTRGIKQMAKNHHDNDRALSDHFAGLGKDSKPDPKAPHTSLNSAGKGAGRPGKRNPSLAGPSRTGQPSNGNIGCHTAGDPVDVVSGQMITNARDLELPGLLPLVLRRAYASGYTGGRLHGPGWSSTIDQRIEIDTKGIHYAGDDAQILHYPQPAHTGEQVHPEAGARWPLTWEQHSDTIRIEDPDRGWTRHFAASGTVAGLQPTTRAITAITDRNGHTITFVRDETGTPTEVRHSGGYRIAVDTIPTSAGLRIESLRLLSSTGTGPGITIVGYEYYPDGRLAGIVNSSGLPYEYEYDDADRITTWTDRNGQTYAYVYDESGRVIRGTGENGELSAQFHYDPARRITTVTDSLGHRTEYHYDDQHRVTTTVDPLGNTTYTGYDALGHIVSRTDEISRTTGFALNQHGDPVRITDPAGGTVELDYTELRQVAAIRQDGEQLAAFTYDRNGNLLTTTDATGARTHRQYDPHGRLTTVTDPLGQRRHFETNTAGLITAVTDALGNTARLTYDAFGRTIAFTDPLGATTHLTRRPEGEITERRHPDGTTETWTYDPEGNVTEQRDQSGALTRFTIGPFGRLAGRTLPDGEEQHFTYDTEQRLLSVSTNGASWNYRYDEAGHLVSESDFNGNSLTYRLDGADQLLETTDAAGRTTTFAYDVLGQLVERRNPDDSTTTLSYDTRGLLKQIASHGIALHYDYDKLGRVLTETVNGRSTTYTYDQLGRRTSRTTPTGITSSWSYNANNQPINLAGTLGSLAFAYDPAGQETTRFLGNGAALTQTWDACHRLSAQALWALDHTTQSADLAYTSVQERTYAYRTDGLPSTVTDRRRGRRQFELTPAGRITRVTADTWTETYAYDALGNITQAHDTREPDATTAGERAYTGSLLRTAGRTSYDYDDQGRLVRMLVRTLSGKRREWRYWWGPEDRLVRVDTPSCGSWVYDYDPLGRRIAKRRLAQRDGRTIAVATVVFTWEGAKLIEQFSTDDDGSRRTVTWDWEPGSWRPLSQTERTWAEDANNAHSDIDERFFAIVTDLADTPSELVTTDGRVVWTAEEDLWGAGRGAQRACPLGRPGQYHDDETGLEYNLYRYYDPATGRYLSTDPLGVQAGPNPHAYVPNPLYWIDPLGLAKKQPSGMGGWYGKLQPANWTDGSDNTRYEINHLPAKDCYLSLGLPTDLKESTGPAIRMEYDDHRDFISTGSGKINDKWRRDQEALIRQGKFDEAMKKDIDEIRRKHGTKYDAAIKEMVDSLPHNRKFQKYLADNGWKIRTCLLQ; from the coding sequence GTGCAACACGATGTCGTCGGCCTGCTCGTGTCCGACTCCGACGGCGGCCAGGGCCTGGAAAACCGTGAACTGCACGCTCGTGGCCTCGTGTTGGTGGTGGCGGATGCGGGCCAGCTCTTGGTCGTACGCGACCGCGAAATGGCAGACGCCATGCGGGAGTTCGCCGACGATATCGACGGCGGCGCGAACGAGGCCCACCAGGCCGTCCAGGGTCTGGTGGGTTCGGCGGGCGGCTCCCTGGCCGTCGAAGCGCTCAACGCCCACTGGGGCAAGATCAACGGCACTCACCTGAAGAACCTGGGGGAGTGCGGGCGTCTGGCCGGCACGGCGCTTGACGGCGTCGCCCTCCTCATCGAAGGCGCCAAGATCGGCGCAATCGCCCAGCTCGCCATCCTGGCGGCAGAGGTGATCGCCGCTCAGGCCGCCGCTCCCTTCACCTTCGGACTCTCCGAACTCGGCGCGCTCGCCGGAACGCAAGCCACACGCCTCGCGGTGCGGCGGATCTTCAAAGAGGTCTGCCAGCAGGTCGCCGAGCAGGTCATCAGCATCGCCCTCACACCCGTCGAGGAGGCCCTCGGCGCGATGGTGGGCGACCTGGTCGTCCAGCTCGGCGCCAACGCCCTCGGCGTCCAGAACGGCATCGACGTGAGCCACGCCGCCCAAGCGGGCAAGGAAGGCTTCGGCCAGGGCATCCAGGATGCCAAGGGCTCCGCCAAATCCGCTGCCGCCAACCCTATGCAGCTGCTGAGCGCCGGCGGCGGAAGTGGCGGAGGAGGAGCCGGCGGTGGAGGCGCCAGCGGCGGCTTCAGCTTCGACCCGGACGAGCACGACCGGGCGGTAACGGGCTTGCAGAGCGCCGGCGGAACGTTCCGTAACAAGGCCGGCGGGAAGATAGGCCGGGCCAAGAGCCACCACGGGCGTACCCGAGGCAAGGACGCCATCGCCGACGCGGCGAACGCGATGCTCGACAAGGTCATCGACGGCATCGAGGAAGGCGTGAAAAAGACCGCCAAACACCTCGACGACAACATGACCCGCGGCATCAAGCAGATGGCCAAGAACCATCACGACAACGATCGCGCGCTTTCCGATCACTTCGCCGGCCTGGGCAAGGACAGCAAGCCCGATCCGAAGGCTCCCCACACTTCCCTCAACTCCGCAGGCAAGGGCGCCGGCCGACCAGGCAAGAGGAATCCATCCCTCGCAGGACCGAGCAGGACCGGCCAGCCCTCGAACGGCAACATCGGCTGCCACACCGCCGGCGACCCGGTCGATGTGGTCTCCGGCCAGATGATCACCAACGCCCGAGACCTTGAACTCCCTGGCCTGTTGCCCCTGGTCCTACGCCGCGCCTACGCATCCGGCTACACAGGAGGCCGCCTCCACGGCCCGGGTTGGTCTTCCACCATCGACCAGCGCATCGAGATCGACACCAAGGGCATCCACTACGCCGGCGACGACGCACAGATCCTGCACTACCCCCAGCCCGCCCACACGGGCGAACAAGTCCACCCAGAAGCCGGCGCACGCTGGCCGCTCACCTGGGAGCAGCACAGCGACACCATCCGCATAGAGGACCCCGACCGCGGCTGGACCCGTCACTTCGCCGCCTCGGGAACAGTGGCCGGCTTGCAGCCCACCACCCGCGCGATCACCGCGATCACCGACCGCAACGGCCACACCATCACCTTCGTCCGCGACGAGACAGGGACACCCACCGAGGTGCGCCACAGCGGCGGCTACCGCATCGCCGTCGACACCATCCCCACCTCGGCCGGCCTGCGCATCGAGAGCCTGCGACTCCTCAGCAGCACCGGAACCGGCCCCGGCATCACGATCGTCGGCTACGAGTACTACCCGGACGGCCGCCTGGCCGGAATCGTCAACTCCTCCGGCCTGCCCTACGAGTACGAATACGACGACGCGGACCGCATCACCACCTGGACCGATCGCAACGGCCAGACCTACGCCTACGTCTACGACGAATCCGGCCGGGTCATCCGCGGCACAGGGGAGAACGGCGAACTCTCCGCCCAGTTCCACTACGACCCCGCCCGCCGCATCACCACCGTCACCGACAGCCTCGGCCATCGCACCGAATACCACTACGACGACCAGCACCGCGTCACCACTACCGTCGACCCGCTCGGCAACACCACCTACACCGGCTACGACGCCTTGGGCCACATCGTCTCCCGTACCGACGAGATCAGCCGGACCACCGGCTTCGCCCTGAACCAGCACGGAGACCCGGTCCGCATCACCGATCCCGCCGGGGGCACCGTCGAACTCGACTACACCGAACTGCGCCAGGTCGCAGCCATCCGCCAGGACGGCGAACAACTCGCCGCGTTCACCTACGACCGCAACGGCAACCTGCTCACCACCACCGACGCCACCGGCGCCCGCACGCACCGCCAGTACGACCCCCACGGCCGCCTGACAACGGTCACCGACCCCCTCGGCCAGCGCCGGCACTTCGAAACCAACACCGCCGGCCTCATCACGGCCGTCACCGACGCTCTGGGAAACACCGCCCGTCTCACCTACGACGCCTTCGGCCGCACCATCGCCTTCACCGACCCGCTCGGAGCCACCACTCACCTCACACGGCGCCCCGAAGGCGAGATCACCGAACGTCGCCACCCCGACGGCACGACCGAGACCTGGACCTACGACCCCGAAGGCAACGTCACCGAGCAGCGCGACCAATCCGGAGCTCTCACCCGCTTCACCATCGGCCCCTTCGGCCGGCTCGCCGGCCGCACCCTCCCCGACGGCGAAGAACAGCACTTCACCTACGACACCGAGCAACGACTCCTCTCAGTCAGCACCAACGGCGCCTCCTGGAACTACCGCTACGACGAAGCCGGACACCTCGTCAGCGAATCGGACTTCAACGGCAACAGCCTCACCTACCGCCTCGACGGCGCCGACCAACTTCTGGAAACCACCGACGCAGCCGGCCGCACCACCACCTTTGCCTACGATGTCCTCGGCCAGCTCGTCGAGCGCCGCAACCCCGACGACTCGACCACCACCCTCAGCTACGACACCCGCGGCCTGCTCAAGCAGATCGCAAGCCACGGCATTGCCCTCCACTACGACTACGACAAACTCGGCCGCGTCCTGACCGAGACCGTCAACGGCCGCTCCACCACCTACACTTACGACCAGCTCGGCCGACGCACCAGCCGCACCACCCCCACCGGCATCACCTCGAGCTGGTCCTACAACGCCAACAACCAGCCCATCAACCTCGCCGGCACCCTCGGCTCCCTGGCCTTCGCATACGACCCCGCCGGACAGGAAACCACCCGCTTCCTCGGCAACGGCGCAGCCCTCACTCAGACCTGGGACGCCTGCCACCGCCTGAGTGCCCAGGCCCTGTGGGCCCTCGACCACACCACGCAATCCGCCGACCTTGCCTACACCAGCGTCCAGGAACGCACCTACGCCTACCGCACCGACGGCCTGCCCAGCACCGTCACCGACCGCCGCCGAGGCCGCCGCCAATTCGAGCTGACACCCGCAGGCCGCATCACTCGCGTCACAGCCGACACCTGGACCGAGACCTACGCCTACGACGCCCTCGGCAACATCACACAGGCCCACGACACCCGCGAACCCGACGCCACCACCGCAGGTGAACGCGCCTACACCGGATCGCTGCTGCGCACCGCGGGACGCACCTCGTACGACTACGACGACCAGGGCCGCCTGGTACGCATGCTGGTGCGCACCCTTTCCGGAAAGCGCCGGGAGTGGCGCTACTGGTGGGGCCCAGAGGACCGGCTGGTCAGGGTCGACACCCCCAGCTGCGGCTCATGGGTCTACGACTACGACCCGCTGGGCCGTCGCATAGCCAAGCGCCGTCTCGCACAGCGCGACGGCCGGACCATCGCCGTCGCGACCGTCGTCTTCACCTGGGAAGGCGCAAAGCTGATCGAACAGTTCAGCACAGACGACGACGGAAGCCGCCGCACGGTCACCTGGGACTGGGAACCTGGCTCGTGGCGGCCCCTTTCACAAACCGAGCGCACATGGGCCGAGGATGCGAACAACGCCCACAGCGACATCGATGAGCGCTTCTTCGCCATCGTCACAGACCTCGCTGACACCCCCAGCGAACTGGTCACCACAGACGGGCGCGTCGTGTGGACCGCCGAGGAAGACCTCTGGGGAGCGGGGCGCGGCGCCCAACGGGCGTGCCCCCTGGGCAGGCCCGGGCAGTACCACGACGACGAGACGGGCCTCGAGTACAACCTCTACCGCTACTACGACCCGGCCACCGGGCGCTACCTGAGCACCGACCCTCTCGGCGTGCAGGCCGGCCCCAACCCACACGCATACGTTCCCAACCCCCTGTACTGGATCGACCCCCTCGGTCTGGCCAAGAAGCAGCCTTCGGGCATGGGCGGCTGGTATGGCAAACTTCAGCCCGCGAACTGGACCGACGGAAGCGATAACACCCGCTACGAGATCAACCATCTCCCGGCCAAGGATTGCTACCTCAGCCTCGGACTCCCCACTGACCTCAAGGAGTCCACCGGGCCCGCCATCCGAATGGAGTACGACGACCACCGCGACTTCATCAGCACCGGGTCCGGCAAGATCAACGACAAGTGGCGAAGAGACCAAGAGGCCCTTATCAGACAGGGCAAGTTCGATGAGGCGATGAAGAAGGACATCGACGAGATCCGAAGGAAGCACGGCACCAAGTACGACGCAGCCATCAAGGAGATGGTCGACTCCCTGCCGCACAACCGTAAGTTCCAAAAGTACCTGGCAGACAACGGCTGGAAGATCAGGACCTGCCTCCTACAATGA
- a CDS encoding YrhB domain-containing protein, with protein sequence MTLSQPEALKAAEELLVRETGPYDPVLKIDYDRVREKNGLLIAPFNSEQYLKTRNPRHMLLDCWPILVDLSTGQARMGEIAEMQLWSE encoded by the coding sequence ATGACGCTGAGTCAACCCGAAGCTTTGAAGGCGGCAGAGGAACTTCTTGTGCGAGAGACGGGTCCGTACGACCCGGTTCTTAAAATCGATTACGATCGAGTACGAGAAAAGAATGGGCTGCTAATCGCCCCCTTCAACTCCGAGCAATACCTGAAAACCCGCAACCCGCGCCACATGCTCCTCGACTGCTGGCCGATTCTTGTGGACCTTTCTACCGGGCAGGCCCGCATGGGCGAAATTGCTGAAATGCAGCTGTGGAGCGAATAG
- a CDS encoding toxin glutamine deamidase domain-containing protein — translation MTEDLMNMVNPGGGKKNCRACVLAVDRTLDGAPTSALPDLGRGPFEPLEKYYGKRFRNRSLSNIVKDIKEAGDGSRGIVYGANKDGGHVFNVVNRDGDVVFLDGQTGHANPTPYLSYKFLGTK, via the coding sequence GTGACTGAAGACCTGATGAACATGGTCAACCCCGGTGGGGGTAAGAAAAACTGCCGTGCATGTGTACTGGCCGTTGATAGAACCCTGGATGGTGCACCAACCTCCGCTCTCCCTGATTTAGGACGTGGCCCCTTCGAGCCGCTGGAGAAGTATTATGGAAAGCGGTTCAGAAATAGATCGTTGTCCAATATCGTGAAGGACATCAAGGAGGCAGGTGACGGTTCTCGGGGTATTGTCTATGGCGCCAATAAGGATGGTGGTCATGTCTTCAATGTGGTCAACCGTGATGGCGATGTAGTATTTTTGGACGGACAGACTGGTCACGCAAACCCGACGCCCTACCTGAGTTACAAGTTCCTGGGGACGAAATGA
- a CDS encoding RNA polymerase sigma factor, with product MTEPDRGTDFEAFVLETSEAFTRVARAETGGDLHRAEDAVQVAYMRMFTSWEKIIARPGNPVAYGRTAVKHAVIDQFRRNQHMTPAPVQEMPEQESQIGIPDAAYEMIKEGIDELVAKLPDRQRQVITLCVLQDISPEDAGKRLRLKEESVKRIIRVAINNLKKFVNETGEEGTA from the coding sequence GTGACCGAGCCCGACCGGGGCACGGATTTCGAGGCGTTCGTCCTCGAGACCAGCGAGGCGTTCACTCGCGTGGCCCGGGCCGAGACAGGCGGCGACCTGCACCGCGCAGAAGACGCTGTGCAGGTCGCCTACATGCGCATGTTCACGTCATGGGAAAAGATCATTGCGCGGCCCGGTAACCCGGTCGCCTACGGCCGCACCGCGGTCAAGCACGCGGTGATCGACCAGTTCCGGCGTAACCAGCACATGACTCCCGCACCGGTACAGGAAATGCCCGAACAGGAATCGCAGATCGGCATCCCCGATGCCGCCTACGAAATGATTAAAGAGGGTATTGATGAACTAGTTGCCAAACTTCCCGACCGGCAGCGGCAGGTCATCACCCTGTGCGTTCTCCAGGACATCAGCCCTGAAGACGCCGGGAAGCGCCTGCGCCTTAAGGAGGAGTCGGTGAAGCGCATCATCCGCGTAGCGATCAACAATCTGAAGAAGTTCGTCAACGAGACCGGCGAGGAGGGAACCGCATGA
- a CDS encoding SDR family NAD(P)-dependent oxidoreductase, whose product MVSTSTAPSWDVRRLPRADGRVVLVTGGNAGIGYFVAEQLSATGATVVLGSRNGAKAEAAMASIRTRVPGARVRAVRLDLAGLSSLAATVASLDVACLDAVVLNAGVALDNPPRRETGDGHELMFATNHLGHFALTQRLMPLLSAAPAARVVTMGSFAAKSERLDPDDLHSRLDYRPKRTYARSKLAQMHFGLELDRRLRAVGSTVASVVVHPGGALDSLTPSRPPLPVRTTGARLRAAPAAFLVQGKHAGAWPAVRAVLDPAVRGGQLWGPRVFGLRGAPRREPVWKHLTDTSTAARLWDTSCHLTGLDLHLDHDLGTTTPGQPRSG is encoded by the coding sequence ATGGTGTCCACCTCCACCGCCCCGTCCTGGGATGTCCGACGGTTGCCGCGCGCCGACGGCCGTGTCGTCCTGGTCACCGGCGGCAACGCCGGCATCGGGTACTTCGTCGCGGAGCAGTTGTCGGCCACCGGGGCGACCGTCGTACTCGGCAGCCGCAACGGCGCCAAGGCCGAGGCCGCCATGGCCTCGATCCGGACGCGGGTCCCCGGCGCACGGGTGCGGGCCGTACGGCTCGACCTCGCCGGCCTCTCCTCGCTCGCCGCGACGGTGGCATCCCTGGACGTGGCGTGCCTCGACGCGGTGGTCCTCAACGCCGGCGTCGCCCTCGACAACCCACCGCGCAGGGAGACCGGAGACGGTCACGAGCTCATGTTCGCCACGAACCACCTCGGGCACTTCGCGCTGACCCAGCGGCTGATGCCCCTGCTCTCAGCCGCGCCGGCCGCCCGCGTGGTGACCATGGGCAGCTTCGCGGCGAAGTCGGAGCGGCTCGACCCGGACGACCTTCACTCCCGCCTGGACTACCGGCCCAAGCGCACCTACGCGCGCTCCAAGCTGGCGCAGATGCACTTCGGGCTCGAACTCGACCGCCGCCTGCGCGCCGTCGGCAGCACCGTGGCCAGCGTGGTGGTCCATCCCGGCGGCGCGCTGGACTCCCTCACCCCCTCACGGCCACCGCTGCCTGTGCGGACCACCGGCGCGCGACTGCGCGCCGCGCCGGCGGCCTTCCTCGTCCAGGGCAAGCATGCCGGCGCATGGCCCGCGGTCCGGGCGGTCCTCGACCCGGCGGTGAGGGGTGGCCAGTTGTGGGGACCGCGTGTCTTCGGCCTGCGTGGAGCACCTCGACGTGAACCGGTGTGGAAGCACCTCACCGATACCTCCACCGCGGCACGCTTGTGGGACACAAGCTGTCATCTGACCGGCCTCGACCTCCACCTCGACCATGACCTCGGGACCACGACACCCGGACAGCCCCGTAGCGGATGA
- a CDS encoding LysR family transcriptional regulator produces the protein MLDLQRLRALHAVSVHGSVGAAASALGFTPSAVSQQISKLERETRAVLLERAGRGVRLTPEAHHLVALADEVLACLERAETELDQRRGKPAGRLTVAAFASAARGLLPEVLADLALRHPAMDARLREVDPHMSVDMVAKGAVDVSVVHDWDIAPLTLPPGVEHALIGQDRCTLLLPQGHPFAGRESVRREDLGGERWVCQPPGRVCHEWLVRTLRTAGHEPQIVHQADENPTLVALVAAGLGICLVPRLGRGPLPAGVVEVALEPAPVRRLYALWRARAGRRPAIAETVRTLQEHWPG, from the coding sequence GTGCTCGACCTTCAGCGCCTGCGAGCCCTGCACGCCGTCTCCGTGCACGGCAGCGTCGGCGCCGCCGCCTCCGCTCTGGGCTTCACGCCGTCCGCGGTGTCCCAGCAGATCTCCAAGCTGGAGCGGGAGACCAGGGCCGTGCTGCTCGAGCGTGCGGGACGTGGCGTCCGGCTGACCCCCGAGGCGCATCACCTCGTCGCCCTCGCGGACGAGGTGCTGGCCTGCCTGGAGCGGGCGGAGACCGAGTTGGACCAGCGGCGCGGGAAACCGGCCGGGCGGCTCACCGTCGCCGCCTTCGCGTCGGCGGCGCGGGGACTGTTGCCCGAGGTCCTCGCCGACCTGGCTCTACGGCATCCGGCGATGGACGCGCGGCTCAGGGAGGTGGACCCACACATGTCTGTCGACATGGTGGCCAAGGGCGCGGTCGACGTGAGCGTGGTCCATGACTGGGACATCGCGCCGCTGACGCTGCCGCCGGGGGTGGAGCATGCGCTGATCGGGCAGGACCGGTGCACGCTGCTGCTGCCGCAGGGGCACCCCTTCGCGGGGCGGGAGTCGGTGCGGCGCGAGGACCTCGGCGGTGAGCGGTGGGTGTGCCAGCCACCGGGACGGGTGTGCCACGAATGGCTGGTGCGGACGCTGCGGACGGCCGGACACGAGCCCCAGATCGTCCACCAGGCGGACGAGAACCCCACGTTGGTGGCGCTCGTCGCCGCCGGCCTGGGCATCTGCCTCGTTCCCCGTCTGGGCCGCGGCCCGCTGCCCGCCGGGGTGGTGGAGGTTGCGCTGGAACCGGCGCCGGTACGGCGGCTGTACGCGTTGTGGCGAGCCAGGGCAGGCCGGCGCCCGGCGATCGCCGAGACCGTCCGCACCTTGCAGGAGCACTGGCCCGGATGA
- a CDS encoding EamA family transporter — translation MRPAHLALAVLVAAVWGVNFTVVEIGLSHFPPLLFSALRFLTAAIPAVFLVRRPVAWKWIVGVGLVLGVAKFGLLFVAMDTGMPAGLSSLVLQAQAVFTAVIAFVVLGERPSLLGGLGMAVALAGIAVAAVDEDTSGGPLGAFALCVAAAACWGASNVLTRKAAPPDALGFMVWVSTIPVLPLLALSVLFEGPSRDVAALRTLDWQGAGTVLYVAWITTVFGFGAWGWLLRRHPASTVAPFSLLVPVFGMSSAALFLGEPVSALRWCAAVLLVGGVALTSLAPRHTPPAPAARPANHPAQKAAVSRP, via the coding sequence ATGCGACCTGCACACCTCGCCCTCGCCGTCCTCGTCGCCGCCGTCTGGGGCGTCAACTTCACCGTCGTCGAGATCGGCCTCAGCCACTTCCCGCCCCTGCTCTTCTCCGCCCTGCGCTTCCTCACGGCCGCGATCCCCGCGGTGTTCCTGGTACGCCGCCCGGTCGCGTGGAAGTGGATCGTGGGGGTCGGACTGGTCCTGGGCGTGGCCAAGTTCGGGCTGCTGTTCGTCGCGATGGACACCGGGATGCCGGCCGGCCTCTCCTCCTTGGTCCTCCAGGCACAGGCGGTGTTCACGGCCGTCATCGCCTTCGTCGTCCTGGGAGAACGCCCCTCACTGCTGGGCGGGTTGGGCATGGCCGTGGCCCTGGCCGGGATCGCCGTCGCGGCGGTCGACGAGGACACGTCCGGCGGACCGCTCGGTGCGTTCGCCCTGTGCGTCGCAGCCGCGGCCTGCTGGGGTGCCTCGAACGTCTTGACCCGCAAGGCCGCCCCGCCGGACGCGTTGGGCTTCATGGTCTGGGTCAGCACGATCCCGGTACTGCCGCTGCTGGCCCTCTCGGTTCTGTTCGAGGGCCCATCGCGCGACGTGGCGGCGCTGCGCACCCTCGACTGGCAAGGCGCGGGCACCGTCCTCTACGTCGCCTGGATCACGACCGTCTTCGGCTTCGGCGCCTGGGGCTGGCTGCTACGCCGCCACCCGGCGTCCACGGTGGCCCCCTTCTCCCTCCTCGTCCCGGTCTTCGGAATGTCGTCGGCGGCGCTCTTCCTGGGCGAGCCCGTCAGCGCACTGCGCTGGTGTGCGGCGGTTCTGCTCGTCGGCGGCGTCGCCCTGACCTCGCTGGCACCCCGCCATACGCCGCCGGCACCCGCAGCGCGCCCCGCGAACCACCCGGCGCAGAAGGCCGCCGTCAGCCGACCATGA